The following proteins come from a genomic window of Miscanthus floridulus cultivar M001 chromosome 2, ASM1932011v1, whole genome shotgun sequence:
- the LOC136540864 gene encoding LOW QUALITY PROTEIN: arginine biosynthesis bifunctional protein ArgJ, chloroplastic (The sequence of the model RefSeq protein was modified relative to this genomic sequence to represent the inferred CDS: substituted 1 base at 1 genomic stop codon): MPPPSLLLLHSRAPLQPRPFRMNSRAAPSRVVVCSVASAGGVISAAPILLPEGPWKQVEGGVTAAKGFKAAGIYGGLRAKGEKPDLALVACDVDATVAGTFTTNVVAAAPVLYCKHVLSTSKTGRAVLINAGQANAATGDLGYQDAVDSADAVAKLLNVSTDNILIQSTGVIGQRIKKEALLNSLPRLVGSLSSSVQGANSAAVAITTTDLVSKSIAVQTEIGGVAIRIGGMAKGSGMIHPNMATMLSVCSHPLFXPTDAQVSSDVWREMVRTSVSRSFNQITVDGDTSTNDCVIAMASGLSGLSGIQSLDSTEAQQFQACLDAVMQGLAKSIAWDGEGATCLIEVTVSGANSEAEAAKIARSVASSSLVKAAVFGRDPNWGRIACSVGYSGIQFDANRLDISLGVIPLMKNGQPLPFDRSAASRYLKDAGDAHGTVNIDISVGSGGGNGKAWGCDLSYKYVEINAEYTT; this comes from the exons ATGCCGCCCCCGTCCCTCCTGCTCCTCCACTCCCGCGCCCCGCTTCAGCCTCGCCCCTTCAGGATGAACTCCCGGGCAGCTCCGAGCAGGGTCGTCGTCTGCTCCGTCGCGTCCGCCGGGGGGGTCATCTCCGCAGCACCGATCCTCCTTCCCGAGGGCCCTTGGAAGCAG GTAGAAGGCGGCGTTACTGCCGCGAAGGGGTTCAAGGCGGCGGGCATCTATGGTGGGTTGCGTGCCAAGGGCGAGAAGCCTGACTTGGCACTGGTCGCCTGCGACGTCGACGCAACTGTAGCAG GAACATTTACAACAAACGTTGTTGCCGCTGCACCTGTTTTGTATTGCAAGCATGTCCTTAGTACATCGAAAACA GGTCGTGCTGTGTTAATTAATGCTGGACAAGCAAATGCTGCAACT GGTGATCTTGGCTATCAGGATGCAGTGGATAGTGCAGATGCTGTTGCCAAG CTTCTCAATGTGAGCACAGATAACATACTGATTCAGTCTACTGGTGTCATTGGTCAAAGGATAAAGAAG GAGGCACTTTTAAATTCGCTACCTAGACTTGTGGGCTCGCTGTCTTCTTCAGTTCAGGG TGCAAATTCTGCTGCTGTGGCCATTACAACTACAGACCTTGTTAGCAAGAGCATTGCTGTCCAGACTGAG ATTGGAGGAGTGGCTATCAGAATAGGTGGAATGGCTAAAGGTTCTGGAATGATTCACCCAAATATGGCAACAATGCTCAGTGTATGTTCCCACCCTCT GTTTTAACCTACAGATGCTCAAGTCAGCAGTGATGTCTGGAGAGAAATGGTCCGGACATCAGTGAGTAGAAGTTTCAACCAAATTACA GTGGATGGTGATACTAGTACCAATGACTGTGTTATTGCTATGGCAAGTGGGTTGTCTGGTTTATCTGGAATTCAAAGTCTTGATAGCACTGAGGCTCAACAGTTCCAAGCTTGCCTAGATGCA GTAATGCAAGGTCTTGCGAAATCCATAGCATGGGATGGTGAGGGTGCAACATGCCTAATTGAG GTTACTGTAAGTGGCGCCAACAGTGAGGCAGAAGCTGCTAAAATTGCTCGTTCAGTGGCATCTTCTTCTCTGGTTAAA GCCGCTGTGTTTGGAAGAGACCCAAATTGGGGACGAATTGCTTGCTCAGTTGGCTATTCAGGCATTCAATTTGACGCAAATCGACTTGATATTTCTCTGGGAGTTATTCCACTAATGAAAAATGGCCAACCACTCCCCTTTGACAG ATCCGCAGCTAGCAGGTATCTCAAAGATGCTGGAGATGCCCATGGTACAGTGAACATTGATATATCAGTTG GGAGTGGAGGAGGAAATGGAAAGGCATGGGGCTGTGATCTGAGCTACAAATATGTTGAAATAAATGCTGAATATACGACGTGA